The nucleotide sequence aattttctagaaatcatgtatgtgatgcatgtcagattggtaaacaaactagaaactctttcaaaaccTAGGATATTGTGTCCACCACCAAGCCTTTATAGTTGCTTCACATGGACTTGTTTGGACCCACTAGAACTGTTAGCATTGGAGGTAAACGATATGATTTTGTTCTTGTTGATGACTACTCACGTTTTACATGAGTGATTTTCTTATctcataaagatgaagcattGAAAAACTTTGAGATTTTCTGCAAaagatttgaaagagaaaaaaagtaTCTTTTCACAATCATTCaaagtgatcatggaggagaatttgaaagcagagCATTTGAAGAATTCTGCAACGATCAGAGTTATACTCACAATTTCTCAGCCCCAAGATCACCCCAACAGAATGGGGTAGTTGAGCGCAAGAACAGAACTCTATAAGATATGGCCAGAAcaatgatatttttttattttttttaaataatggctaatatataaataaaatctcaaaaatggGTCCAATACTTACAAGATGTCCAAACCAAAGTAGAAGTTGCATGAAGCTACTAGCTattaaaaaagatagaaaagctaaaatctaatgaactaactattacaacatgataagttgaatgcttccttctcctattagtgtatgtgaatccaattggcattggcaaataccaagcagcacctatcaagctctcaccaggcgcAAGGGTATATTGTCCATAggctaaaatgaattccaaacatctccaccgCAGAGTTGAAGTCCGCATCGTCCTCTAAGTGTCGCTACTATATGATCTCCATATGCATTGGACTAATTTTGTTCAAGTATTAATCATGTGCTCACTCATCAAGATTAATGTGTAGAAGAGAagcctggctttaggcaggctttgcaaagcaaaagccaggcttgagctggctttaggcaggttttacaaggcaaaggccaggcatgcgctggctttaggcaggctttgcaaggcaaaagccaggcatgagctggctttaggcaggctttgcaggcCAAAGGCCAGgcgtgagctggctttaggcatgCTTTACAAGGAaaaagccaggcatgagctggctttagccAGGCTTTACAAGGAAAAAGCCAAGTATGAGCTGGCTTTAGGAtggctttacaaggcaaaagccaggaatGATCTGGCTTTAAGAAGactttgcaaggcaaaggccagcCTGTTCCTTTTTGTGATCTTGTAAGCTCAGATCCTTCCCTACTAGAACCTTTAATGTAGACATCATTCAAAACATTACTAAACCATCCTCAGATTGAGCTTGAAAGCATGCTAATACAACTGAAAAATGATTCAATaatctccaaaaataccatatgaTAGGTTCAGCATCTTCCTTAGCATTTGGCCATATTAGTTTGTTCAGAGTCCAATCTTGTGAAGCCATCAGTCTGGGGTTCTTCTCTTTTCTATCCTAATACTAAGGTTAGGTGATTGAGATTTGTCTAGATTGATCAACCTCTTCCCTGCACTAGGAAGTTCAGAGAATGAATGAAACTCAGATGTACCTACAAAAGAGAAcacaatgttagctataaaatccgCCACTGAGTTGCCATCTCTGAACACATGCTGAAAGATCATATTGAAGTTGTCCTTcatctctataattttcttcacatCCTGTGCAATTACCCAAGGAGGATCCCATTCTCCTTCTATTGccttcttcatcaccaatgaaTTAGTCTCCAGTATGAGAGGATGAAAATCATGCTCCACACAATATTCCAACCCTTGAAGAATAGCCTTAGCTTCAGCCACCATATTAGTTGTAACTCCCACGTCTACTACCCTATAATACACCACATCACCTCCATCGTCCCTCACACAAAAGCCTAGGGAGTTAGGTCCGGGATTGCCCTTTGAAGCTCCATCAGTATTACATTTGTACCAACCATGACAAGGAAGCTGCCATGTTACTCTTGTAGTGATCAATATAGGTTTATATCCTTCAAAGTATGGAATCATGTCTGGCCATAACAAtggaatattagggatccaagcaTACCTCACCCTTCCTAGTTGATGCAATGTCCTATTTAtctcatgaatcaccctatttgtgGACATTGAACCACCATGTTTACCTGCATTTCCACAGCTCCCAAGTGATGATAGCTGGTACTGCTTGAAATAGTGGCTTTAATTTCGGGCAACACTGAGCATACCACCAATGCCTTATAATCTGCTTCAATTGAATCAATTGCacagaaattccagcagcccCCATGAACAAGTTCCATACCTTAGAGGCAGTAGGACTTGTGACAAATATATGCTCAATGGATTCCTCTTGGGGCTGCTGACAACATCAACACCTAGACATCACCATTTGCCCTTGCCTCCTCCACATGTCATCGGTGGCTATTTTGTGCCTCCACAATCTCCAcaagaagaaggatatcttgaatGGCAGACCTTTAATCCACATTAACTTGAATTCTTGATTAGGATCTGCCCTATGCCTTAATATTTGCCAAGCACTGCTAACACTGAACTTGCCTGAAGGAGTTGGCATCCAGTATGGCTTATCCCAATATCCTTCATTGCCTTCATAGTGCACATTTAGCTTTATATGTTCTGTAATTTCCTCATTGAAAGTTTGATCTAGCAGCTGATCATCCCATGTTTCCCCTTGCCGCAGTTCTGCCACCTCCTAAAGACCTTCATTGATTGGAAAGTCTTAAGGCAATACATGATAAAGTGCACCCAATCCAGTCCAATTTTCATGCCAAATATTAGTTGTTCCACACTTCAATTCCCATACgatctcatgttctacttcttccCTAG is from Nicotiana tabacum cultivar K326 chromosome 18, ASM71507v2, whole genome shotgun sequence and encodes:
- the LOC142173025 gene encoding uncharacterized protein LOC142173025, with the translated sequence MELVHGGCWNFCAIDSIEADYKALVVCSVLPEIKATISSSTSYHHLGAVEMQLPCHGWYKCNTDGASKGNPGPNSLGFCVRDDGGDVVYYRVVDVGVTTNMVAEAKAILQGLEYCVEHDFHPLILETNSLVMKKAIEGEWDPPWVIAQDVKKIIEMKDNFNMIFQHVFRDGNSVADFIANIVFSFVGTSEFHSFSELPSAGKRLINLDKSQSPNLSIRIEKRRTPD